Proteins from one Monodelphis domestica isolate mMonDom1 chromosome 6, mMonDom1.pri, whole genome shotgun sequence genomic window:
- the LOC100023248 gene encoding ferritin heavy chain-like isoform X1 translates to MAAEAVTLTISRFLGRSLRAGRGLPVVARCFGGQIKPTGEKITGSGQVCDEENYRRIHVVSRQKQFFLWRWTYPSHSSSHISVAVYNVLHSAQFHRPGAITAANGWPPPPQLSFFTTSSSASAETPSSTSQVRQNFHQGSEAAINKQINLELYASYVYLSMAYYFDRDDVALKNFSKYFLHQAQEERKHAEKLMKFQNQRGGRIFFQDIKKPDRDDWESGLKAMECALNLEKNVNESLLELHKLAGAEKDPHLCDFIETHYLDEQVKSIKQIGEHVTNLRKMGAPDSGIAEYLFDKHTLGDSDNET, encoded by the exons ATGGCGGCGGAGGCGGTGACCTTGACCATCAGCCGTTTTCTGGGCCGCAGCCTCAGGGCAGGCCGGGGCCTCCCTGTGGTTGCCAGGTGTTTTGGAGGGCAGATCAAGCCCACAGGGGAAAAAATTACGGGCTCCGGCCAGGTTTGTGATGAAGAAAACTACAGGAGGATTCACGTTGTTAGTCGTCAGAAACAG ttcttcctctggaggtggacatacccaagtcattcttcaagccatatttctgttgctgtgtatAACGTTCTTCACTCTGCACAATTTCAC CGTCCAGGAGCCATCACAGCTGCCAACGGCTGGCCGCCTCCGCCTCAGCTCTCTTTCTTCACCACCTCCTCCTCCGCCTCAGCCGAGACCCCCTCGTCAACCTCCCAGGTGCGTCAGAACTTCCACCAGGGCTCCGAGGCCGCCATCAACAAGCAGATCAACCTGGAGCTCTACGCCTCCTATGTGTACCTGTCCATGGCTTACTACTTCGACCGAGATGACGTGGCGTTGAAGAACTTTAGCAAGTATTTCCTACACCAGGCCCAGGAGGAGAGGAAGCATGCTGAGAAGCTGATGAAGTTTCAGAACCAACGAGGCGGCCGGATCTTCTTTCAGGACATCAAGAAACCGGACAGGGATGACTGGGAGAGTGGCCTGAAGGCAATGGAGTGCGCactgaatttggaaaaaaatgtcaATGAGTCCTTACTGGAATTGCACAAGCTGGCAGGTGCCGAAAAAGACCCCCATTTATGTGATTTCATTGAAACCCATTACCTGGATGAACAGGTAAAGTCCATCAAACAAATAGGGGAGCACGTAACCAACCTGCGCAAAATGGGGGCCCCCGATTCTGGCATCGCAGAATATCTTTTTGACAAGCACACCCTCGGAGACAGTGACAACGAGACCTAA
- the LOC100023248 gene encoding ferritin heavy chain-like isoform X2, producing MAAEAVTLTISRFLGRSLRAGRGLPVVARCFGGQIKPTGEKITGSGQVCDEENYRRIHVVSRQKQRPGAITAANGWPPPPQLSFFTTSSSASAETPSSTSQVRQNFHQGSEAAINKQINLELYASYVYLSMAYYFDRDDVALKNFSKYFLHQAQEERKHAEKLMKFQNQRGGRIFFQDIKKPDRDDWESGLKAMECALNLEKNVNESLLELHKLAGAEKDPHLCDFIETHYLDEQVKSIKQIGEHVTNLRKMGAPDSGIAEYLFDKHTLGDSDNET from the exons ATGGCGGCGGAGGCGGTGACCTTGACCATCAGCCGTTTTCTGGGCCGCAGCCTCAGGGCAGGCCGGGGCCTCCCTGTGGTTGCCAGGTGTTTTGGAGGGCAGATCAAGCCCACAGGGGAAAAAATTACGGGCTCCGGCCAGGTTTGTGATGAAGAAAACTACAGGAGGATTCACGTTGTTAGTCGTCAGAAACAG CGTCCAGGAGCCATCACAGCTGCCAACGGCTGGCCGCCTCCGCCTCAGCTCTCTTTCTTCACCACCTCCTCCTCCGCCTCAGCCGAGACCCCCTCGTCAACCTCCCAGGTGCGTCAGAACTTCCACCAGGGCTCCGAGGCCGCCATCAACAAGCAGATCAACCTGGAGCTCTACGCCTCCTATGTGTACCTGTCCATGGCTTACTACTTCGACCGAGATGACGTGGCGTTGAAGAACTTTAGCAAGTATTTCCTACACCAGGCCCAGGAGGAGAGGAAGCATGCTGAGAAGCTGATGAAGTTTCAGAACCAACGAGGCGGCCGGATCTTCTTTCAGGACATCAAGAAACCGGACAGGGATGACTGGGAGAGTGGCCTGAAGGCAATGGAGTGCGCactgaatttggaaaaaaatgtcaATGAGTCCTTACTGGAATTGCACAAGCTGGCAGGTGCCGAAAAAGACCCCCATTTATGTGATTTCATTGAAACCCATTACCTGGATGAACAGGTAAAGTCCATCAAACAAATAGGGGAGCACGTAACCAACCTGCGCAAAATGGGGGCCCCCGATTCTGGCATCGCAGAATATCTTTTTGACAAGCACACCCTCGGAGACAGTGACAACGAGACCTAA